The following nucleotide sequence is from Salvia splendens isolate huo1 chromosome 2, SspV2, whole genome shotgun sequence.
CAAAAACAATAAACAACCACTTTAAAAAACAGGCATAATCAGGAACcttaaagagagagaaaatattaatgAAGTGCAGCTCATATTACAGAACTAAAAAACTCCCAAATGCGCAAAAAATACAAcaattttaaactaaaattaaaaaaaatgcttcTAGAAAATTTTACTCTTTAACTACATGAACCAAGATTTTCTTGCTCATGAAAGGGCCCTTCCAAGCAATCCTCTGAATATTAAGCTTCCATCTCTGTAAAATAAAAACCCAACAACAATTACCTCAGttttttcagaaaaataaacaaattttgaTCCAAATAAAGTTCCCTAGAAAACAGCTAAATGCGTGAAATTTAAAGAAGAGCAAATTTCGTACAGAGAAAAAAAACCTGAGAAAATAGAGCAAACTGCTTGGGAATGAGAGGAAATGGATTGTTGATGGGTGTTGGAAGAGAAGATTGGCTAAGCTTCAGTTCCATTGATCATTATTTCTTGCTCTTTTGGTTATGTCTGATCACAATCACAACACTGTtttgttaaaaatattaaaatatataataataaaaaaatgaaaagcttTGAGGTGAAAGTGACCAAATTATAGGCTTTTTATCTTATTAGGTTATGGGCTTTACGCCCAATAAAAAAGTATTCTCAAAGCCCAactaaaaaaatccaaaaatccaaaaatattctAGAAAAATATTTCTGAAAAAAATCGCAATTtggatattaattattttatcctCATACGTATATCCAACCCTAGTTTGCAGCATAAttaatttacattttctgcTGGTATGGAAGCCATTCCCCAAAACAATATTGTCAAATTAATTTACCCAATACACACACCGCGATGgataaagtatcattctatacatATGATCCAACGTCTAACATTTCATGATTCAcggataaattaattaaatttcaccCACCTTTACcaacaaacaaacacaattGCTCACGAGATTTGAGCTCTCATCACCGCTCATTTTAGCGCAAAAACTCTAGTAAAAACACAACCAATTTTTCATTCATGAACTACACCTAAAACAGAATTTTCCAATCACGGATTCCAACTTCTCTCGAATCCAAGAATctcaatataaataaacaccAAAAACACCCCCAAAATCCCCACCACCTCCAAAAAACACATTGCAAGAAATGTCTATTTTCcggcacatatttttgtggacaATCCTCATTTTCTTGCACTTAGCAAATGCTAAGGCTTGCAATAACAATGGGTGTTCACAAGTGCGAGGTTTCTTCATATTTGGAGATTCATTAGTAGACAATGGCAATAACAATGGCATGTTGACTCTAGCTAGGGCGGACTATAGCCCCTATGGGGTCGACTTTTCGGACGGTGCCACGGGACGTTTCACCAACGGCCGAACCTTTGTTGACGTGTTAGGTAATTCGGTCGCTTTTTACCCTTTGCACGATCACGAATTTTTCTAAGTAATTTGCACTTTGATAATATcttatgtttattttatatattttgcagCTCAATTGTTGGGGTTTCCTAACTACATTCCTCCGTACGTCGAGGCTCGTGGCCGAGCCTTGCTGCAGGGAGTGAATTATGCCTCGGGGGCATCTGGAATACGAGATGAAACGGGAAATAATTTGGTATGTCTTTATCTTTATAGGTAATTAAGCCTAAATGAATGGAAACAAAAATACACATCAATCACTcaaaatttaaactaaattcaaattttggttCCGATTTCGATTCCGGTTACGGTTTCAGAAATGGATGCATGGGTCGTGCTAAGGTGCCGAAGCActcattaccaaaaaaaaaaaccttataCATGcgtttgatattattttaattttatcaccTCTTCTCAATTATAATTCCCCGAAAACTAATTTCTGCATCCGCCCTTGCCATAGGGTGACCACTCCTCGATGAACCAACAAGTCTCGAGCTTCGCCAAGACAGTGCGGCAGCTAAGGAGATACTTCAATGAAGACAACGACAGCCTATGCAACTACCTAAGCAAATGCATCTTCTACTCAGGTTTAGGCAGCAACGACTATCTCAACAACTACTTCATGCGTGACTACTACTCAACCGGTGACCAATACACTCCCGCAGCCTACGCAGCTTCCCTCATTCACGACTACACCAAACAATTAACGGTTCGATTTCAAGATTCTCTTCCATTTTTCGAAAAATTCGATGATTTTACATCGAATTTACAATTTTGTGGGAATTGTGTCAACTAGTCAAAAATGACTACTATTTGTCTCTAATTTATTAAGTTAGTTATTTAGGTAATTGtactttaaaaaatactatttctCGATTTGTAAAATCCTAGCTTCGTCACTGCATGTTGATGATTAGGACTTATACAATTTGGGGGCGAGGAAGGTGGTGGTGGCCGGAGTCGGACCAATAGGCTGCATACCGTATCAGCTCGCGCGACTAGATGGGAATAACAGCCGATGCAACGAGGAAATCAACAGCGCGATCTCCCTCTTCAACGCTGGCCTCAGAAGAGTCGTGGACCGGTTCAATGGAGGCCGGTTTCCAGGCGCCAGATTCGTGTATCTCGACTCGTTTCAGAGCAGCCAAGATTTGATTGAGAATGCAAGAACATATGGTACTAGTCTTGCAACTGCAAAATTGTTGACTAATAATGCAagtagttttaaaaaaaattatttatggtTTTGGAATAGGATTTGAAGTGATTGACGAGGGGTGTTGCGGCGTGGGGAAGAACAACGGGCAGATCACGTGCCTTCCGCTTCAAATGCCTTGCAACGAGCGCGGGAAGTACGTGTTCTGGGACGCTTTTCATCCGACTGAGGCCGCGAACTTCATTCTCGCCCGAAAAGCGTACGGTTCTAAGACGAGATCGCATGCGTACCCTATGAATATACAACAGTTAGCCTCGCTCTAGCAACGGGATCCAAGACCCCAACTTTTAGCGTATTCCAAAAAATATGGATAACCATATTTCACTTTCAAATGTTGTAGTTTTCTGTATTACTATGTAATAGCCATTCCTTTTCCTTATTATAACTGTAATTTTGATGATTTGTCGATGAAATGTGAACTATTGTTTGTTGCAATTAAAATCTTAttggaataaaaataaaataaattcaagtgcacaagtagaataaaataagctcccttatttaatttttacttttatGTTTTTTCATTACATAGGACAAGTTCAATTCTCCACATTTGGTCACATTAAGCTAACAATCATGATTGAAATAGAAACAAAATATGTTCTCTTCTTACAAAAGACACAAAATTAGACCTACAAATCACAACAACAAAAAGCATTATACTTCAAAGACGAGCAAGTTGGGCTATATTGACAGGATAAACAACATCACTGCTGCCATTGAAGGCCTTCTTCCCAAACAAGACGTTCACGGCCTCGGTCGGGTGAAACGCGTCCCAAAAAATGAACCGGTTCCTATTACGACACGGCCTCTGAAACGGGAGACATGTTATCTGGCCCCTGTTCCGCCCGATGCCACAGCACCCACGGTTCACAACACTGAAACCTACACATCAATAAATCAATcaaatttactactactactatagtagtactatttaaaaACGTCAACATTAGTCTTTAAATTAATGTTGCAATTATAGGCGTCCCCATACCATATGACCTGGCATTAGCCAGGAGATCCTGGAACATGTTGTTGATGTCAATGTAGGAGAATCGGATACCGGGAAGAGTTCGGATTAGGTTGTTTATCATGACCTTCGTGTTCATGTTGAACGGGAGAATGAGCTTGTTCACCTCCTCGTTGCACAACCCGTTCCTGCTCTGTGCTAGAATGCTCGGGATGCAGCCCATTTGCCCTAATCCGGCTACCACGAACTTCCTAGCTCCTAGATTGTACAATCTCTGCAATCGAGAAGTcatcattattttaaaaattataagacAAAGGAATTAATTTTTTCTGCGTCTGCCCCTGACTTACCATGAGCTGCTGGGAATATTGTTTGACTAGGAAATCGGCATATTGTTGACCGTCGTACTGATTCTTGGTGTCGTAGTTGGGCAAGAGGTAGTTGTTGAGGTAGTCGTTGCTGCCCATTCCGATGAAGAAAATGCACCTCGACAGATGATGGGCCATCTCGGAAGCCCCGAGGGGGCCCGTGAGCTGGTCGAGAGAGTTCTCGAAGTAGCTGATCTGTTGGTTGAATGGGATTCGCCCCATCTGCATGCCCACATCACATTACTAAATAAATTTTGATACTCcctatattttatttgtaagaTTTAATCAGATACTATAACACCATtaatcatttaattataaaaattgtaaaatgttcatgaatttaattattgccattaaagtaaaaatataaaacgGCCAATTTCATAATTATGTATAGACGATCTTTTCTTATACTCTTTAATTTCTATCTAAATATTTCTAATAGTGTCACGTTTATTTGCATGGAAGAGAAAtacttatatttataaaaaaaaaactcacaaaATTTCTTCCAGTGATGTCAAGAATTCCAGAAGCAGCAGACGCAAAATTAACTCCATGTTTCATTTGTTTGCCGGAAGCCTCCGAGTGAGGAGGGATCAACGGAAGTCCAAGCAATTTAGCTGCACGTACCACCCATTTATGCAAGGTCATATTAAAGACATATTTTcatcaacttttctttacaaatTCTAACAATTTATAAAAGTCAAATAATCCTTTAAatcgcggacggagggaattAATCGAACTAAGAGCATGCATGCATACCGATGGTGTCGACCATGGTGTAGCCGTTGGAGAATCTTCCGGTGGGGCCGTCGTTGAAATCGATACCATAGGGAAAGTAATTGGCTTTAGCAAAAGAAGGCAAGTTATTGTTGTTGCCGCTATCGATCAGAGAATCGCCAAAGACAAACATGGCCGGGGCCAAAggttttcttcttcttcctcctccattTGCATCTTGGGCATAGCATAAGCCTGCAGTGAGAGATAGGAAAAGCATGAAAAAGTTGAACAAAGTGTTAGCCATCTCTCTAGGAATATAGTAATGATGAGGGATGATGAGTGGGAAAAGGGAGGGTGGCGGAGGGGTTAAATAGGCGGAGGAAAGTGGTGGTTGGGGGTGGAGTAAATACACTCACCTGTATTATGTTGCACTAAATATGcatcaaaatatttaattactttttctctactGTTTATAAATGAATTCTATTGTCTCTTTCATATGCATGCTTTCTCGAGTATTGGAGTATAATTGCATTTGCAACATTcagtttgaaatttgaaatttgctATTGGAGTACTTTGGTCTCATGCATTGAATCATTTGAAACTTTATGTACTTTCTAgtttagaaaatatttttttctataattagGTGGTACTCATTCTCGCCTAATAATATTTCGatcactttttctctctcttagtttatcaattttattgtgGAATACTTCCTTCGTCgataaaaatagtctcattttattattttaggatGTCCATAAAAATtagtttcattttaaaaatagaagccttctctcatactttattcatttttctccttctttttctttgttttctcatctttcttaatttttctctttctctttaatattttatctattttttctcctctatctgtattttacatatatttctcatttacaTATATTTCTCATTTGTGGAAGGAGAGAGTATGATTACTATTCCCTCCATCTAACTCTAGGTGACACAtcttcctttttgggatgtcccattttaaattacacatttctaaatataaaaacattattctctctactttttctcttttttcttattctattctctcttctttattcacaaaacagcactatataaaatctcatgtcgAAGTAGAAATGCTTCCATTAGAGTGGGACGAAGATTTACCATATACAAAATCACAGCTTATCGAATTTAGATGCACGTTTTGAAAAGTACTAAATATAGCATATTTTGAGGCAGACATTAAATTAGAGTCAACTGATCAGACATACTATGAAAACACGTATCGATTGAAAAGACATTAATGTTCACCAATATTAAGGTTGGCTTTTCCTAATGTCAACTACAGTATttcaaaagagagagaagataaCTGCTGTATCTAACCATTCAATGAAGCAAGGGAAGAACAAAGTGATTGGAAACTGTCGACGGCAAACGTATTCCATTTCAAGTTTGTTTCACTGTTCAGACATGCAATTCAATTGACTAACTACTGCtgagtttgattttttttattaacattattatttattttagggTAAATTACCTGAAAAGTTATGAAATTTGGTCAATTTCAGGTCAATCACATAATTCTAGAAATAgtttattataatttataccccatatcataattttgatatttttttcaagAGTAAAAGCCAAAactggtcctaaacatatgtccattttacgattttggtcctaaactttatcttttgaatttttgcatcccgaacatttcaactcggatcacaatcggtCCTACACTAACAGTTCCGTTAACTTTTAAACGGTCATCGATTTTAATCCGATTTTGACCGATTAAAGCAGTTGGGTCTTTGTGGAAGCGCCAGGTGGAGGTTTTAGTGGGGCGGAGAGGGGGCGTCGTAGGGCGAGTAGCTGCCGATCTCGCCGAGGCGGACGCTGGGGCGGCGCTAGCGTTTGGGGGGTTGGATGCGGCGACAACGGTGGTGGGGTTGTCGAGTGGAGGGTGGTctaattaaaacaaataatatcaaataattTAGAATACAAGatatcaattttaaaataataaaaaatcataattaactACTTTAATCGGTTAAAATCAGATTAAAATTGTTGACTGTTTAAAAGTTACCAGAACTGTTAGTGTAGGActgattgtgatccgagttgaaatgttcgagatgcaaaaattcaaaagttaaagtttaggaccaaaatcgtaaaatgaacatatgttcaggaccagttttggcCCATACTCTTTTTTCAATTGTTCcattgatttcaatttttgactttttttttacaattatcCCATTTTTTCCACTAACACTCACAAAAGACATGGATATAActctaaaaaacacaaaataattaGGCTAATGTATTTTTGCTTTCAGGTCATGCACAATTTCTCCCAAATACAAATTAAgtagataattaaaaaaaatgtcaaagttATGAAATTGACTACTTATGTAAGTTACAAAATTGACAAGAAATTGACCGAAGTTCAAAGTTTTTATGGCAAATTTggcttttattgtattttatttatcatttttagttttatttttacgTTACACTTCAATTTATTGGGATAGTTGATGCCGTTGCACACTTACGTTTATCGACAAAGGTCGAATTATTCAATTATTTCGTTTCGAGGAAAAGGTAAATTGTAAGGTTAAGTGACCTTAATTATGATTTTAGATCTTTGAATCAAATTTGAGTACAATAAATTCGATATGGAAAGCAATACAACCAACCTTATACTCCTATACCTATATCAAATATAGTTGGTCACGTGAAATTTTATGCGTCAAAAAATTATGTCTTACCTCATCATATTAATGAAAAGCTGTTGAGACATTTGTATTTCAACTAGCACAAAGTCAACGACTCAACAATAATGGGACTTAAGTTTAGTGCATAGAGCTATTTTTGAGTTGGAAAATCTTGTCGTATATACTTAATACCTAAACTTCTTTTGTATTTTAAGTTTTTTAAAACTTcgattttcttttatatatctatCTCGAACTGACGAACTCGATGAAAAGTAAAAATGGTACTAGTATTttcaaaataagaaataatGTGACAAAAATGAACTTAATTTATGACAATTAAGAAGGAAAAGTGGCCGGACTCTAATATTCATTCTAGCTATCAAATATTGCATACTTGCCGTTGTCCACCAAGTGTAACATGAGAATAAAACAGTACTTACAAATGTTATGTTTAAtaataaagaagaagaaaaaagaatcCAGTCTCTACAAAGTGTTGGTATCCATCTTAatacaaaataaagttgagaGGTCATTGATGACGCAACTTGAATCTTCGAAGTTCACATgtaattcgatttaaataacaTCTTGAAAAAGGATGGAATATACATTGTTACAAACAACCTAGATAATATGAAAAAATGTAAGCAAAAAACCATAGGAAGTTGTGATACGGTAGAAAGAATTGCAAACTGCCTACTAGAAAGTGGGTTACGGCTTCCATAATTTCATGGTGCAGTCTTCGCCATAGGTGGCGATGAGGTTTATGTGGGGATGGTGAGTGATGCCTATCACATCCTTCTCGTGTACCTGCCATTGAACCATTACAAAATTAGGACTCAGTTTGGTTTGTTTGACTTGATATTATAAGTAAGATAGGGTTTAGATTCTATAACTATATTTTGAGCATATAAAGATCCTTGTCTTGACAGAATTAGGAACCCAAAAAGACCCATATTGTACATAAACCTTAATAAAATTGGCCTCTAAATCATAAAGAAAAACGGCATCAGGCTTCCTATTTCACCCTCGCCCTCTTTAATGCCAAAACCCCAATTCTTTAC
It contains:
- the LOC121769773 gene encoding GDSL esterase/lipase At1g33811-like — protein: MSIFRHIFLWTILIFLHLANAKACNNNGCSQVRGFFIFGDSLVDNGNNNGMLTLARADYSPYGVDFSDGATGRFTNGRTFVDVLAQLLGFPNYIPPYVEARGRALLQGVNYASGASGIRDETGNNLGDHSSMNQQVSSFAKTVRQLRRYFNEDNDSLCNYLSKCIFYSGLGSNDYLNNYFMRDYYSTGDQYTPAAYAASLIHDYTKQLTDLYNLGARKVVVAGVGPIGCIPYQLARLDGNNSRCNEEINSAISLFNAGLRRVVDRFNGGRFPGARFVYLDSFQSSQDLIENARTYGFEVIDEGCCGVGKNNGQITCLPLQMPCNERGKYVFWDAFHPTEAANFILARKAYGSKTRSHAYPMNIQQLASL
- the LOC121770682 gene encoding GDSL esterase/lipase At1g71691-like gives rise to the protein MANTLFNFFMLFLSLTAGLCYAQDANGGGRRRKPLAPAMFVFGDSLIDSGNNNNLPSFAKANYFPYGIDFNDGPTGRFSNGYTMVDTIAKLLGLPLIPPHSEASGKQMKHGVNFASAASGILDITGRNFMGRIPFNQQISYFENSLDQLTGPLGASEMAHHLSRCIFFIGMGSNDYLNNYLLPNYDTKNQYDGQQYADFLVKQYSQQLMRLYNLGARKFVVAGLGQMGCIPSILAQSRNGLCNEEVNKLILPFNMNTKVMINNLIRTLPGIRFSYIDINNMFQDLLANARSYGFSVVNRGCCGIGRNRGQITCLPFQRPCRNRNRFIFWDAFHPTEAVNVLFGKKAFNGSSDVVYPVNIAQLARL